GGATCGACGATGCCCTGGGCGACGTTCGCCGTCATGGTCGCAAGGTCGACCCGCAGGGGCGGCAGCGTCGTCGCGTCCCCGTCGCACCAGCGCACCCGCTCGCCACCCGGCTTGCCGCGCGCCACGTCGACGGACGCCCGCGCCGGATCGACGCCGACGACCTCGACCCCGCGCCCGGCCAGCAGCAGCGCGAACACGCCCGTCCCGCACCCGATGTCCAGCACCCGGCGTGCCCCGAACTCCCGCGCCATCCCGAGGTAGGCGTCGAGGTCGGTGCGGTCGGGGTCGAGGGCGTCGTAGATCGCGGCGAGTCGAGGTTCGGCGAAACAGGCGTCCATGGGGCTCCCCTCACTCCGTCTCCGGGCGCGCCTCACCGTAGCCGAGTAGCCACAGTGGTCCGCAGTACTGGCCGCTCGCCCGCCCCCGAGAACCTGTGGCGGGCCAGGAGCCCGCCTCTCTTCTCTGCGCCCCTTTCATCCCCATGGGAACCAGCGACAGAGAAAGCAGACGCAGCAGCGCATGCCCGACGACACGCTCACAGGCGAGGAACGGGAGTTGATCCCCCTCCTCGCCCCCCTCACCCCCCCGGCACCGCTCCCCCCACCCCCGAAGGCTCGTCGAAGTCGGGGCCGGTGGTGGGGCGGGGGGTGAGGCCGAGGGAGCCGGTCGCGGCGATCAGGGTCATCGCGTAGGAGTCCACCGCGCGGCGGACGTTGGGGGCGTCGAGGCCCGCTCCGGTCACCAGGCGGTCGAGGTCGACGTACGCGGACCGCACCAGTTCGATCCAGCGGTAGACCCGCCAGTCCTCGCGCCAGCCGGTGGTGCTGGCCGCGGGCAACAGGCTCTCCCAGCGGCGGAACATGCGGTCGCGGATCTCCGGCAGGGTGGGGGTGAGGTGCATGTGGCGGACCAGTTCGTAGAGCGGATCGCCGACCACCGCCATCTCCCAGTCGATGATGGTCAGCGCCAGCCGGTCGCTGCGGCGCACCAGGTTCCACGGGTTGAGGTCGCCGTGCAGGAGGGCGGGTGTGCGGTGGCTGACCTCGTGCCGGGCGAGGATCTCCCGCAGCCGGTCGGCGCCCGGCAGGCCGAGGAGCCGGGCGGCCTGCTGCGACTCGTCGGGCAACTCGGCGACCATCAGCACCAGTTGCTCGCGCAGCCAGCGGTGGAAGCCGCCTTCGCCCGCCGCCGGGTCGACCTGTTCGTAGTCCACCCGGGTCATGGCGTGCAGCTGGTCGACGAGCCGGTCGGCCTCGTGCGGCAGCAGCCCGTGCACGGGGTGGCTCGGGGGCCGGTCGATGTCCCGGTGTCCGACGTAGGTGTGGATGGCGAAGGGGTCGCCCCGGTAGCTGCTGCCGAGGGCCAGCACCCGGGGGGCCGCCACCTCGGCGCCGGACCTCTCGATGGCGCGCAGCACCGCGTGTTCGCTGAGGAAGCTGGGCTCGCGCCGGACGAGTCCGGCGACCTTGCGGCGCACGACGACCGGGTAGTCGACGCCCGGTACCCGTACGACGGTGTTGAGGTGGGCCGTTCCCTTGAACACCCGGTTGGCGGGGGCCGCCCCCTCCTCGAGCAGGGCGAGGCCGACCGAGGCCGCCGGGAAGTCGGGGTGTTCCGAGAGGCGTCGGTCGGCCCGCCACCGCAGGGCGCGCAGCACCCGCGGGCCGCCGCCGTCGGCCGGTTTCGGCCTGGCCGCCCGCCAGCGGTAGAGGATGCCCTCGATCTGGGCGGGTTCCGGCACGTCCCGCAGCCTCAGCGGCTGGGCGGCGGAGAGCAGCGCGTCGTGCACGGCGGCCGTCGCCCGGCGCAGGCCGTCCTCGTCGTCGGTGCCGGCCAGCGGGTGCGCGGCCCGCATCACGTCCGGATAGACGGACTGGGCGCGTTCGAAGTCGACGTAGTGGCGCAGGTCCTTGGCGAGTCCGGCGACGGCGGCGGGGCGCACCGCCTCCAT
The sequence above is a segment of the Streptomyces griseoviridis genome. Coding sequences within it:
- a CDS encoding phosphotransferase family protein; this encodes MGAPPSLPPLPGGRARPTDAVREFIDTARARGRTLTGHHHHNHVLPLTATAARRWGRPEGTSATVRTRRPEALPVVIRTWPDEAGVLRAVEGHLPNTPVCLFADDGCLVLSHVEGVPLSAVHPDDTPVDARRVDEAVGQLALLTRVRRENLPALPPSWPHNRDSQGFLRTLAHLADQQIRLPGRPEFGGLFAALGLPDDALARFADRVPAMTRRPYSLLHTDLHRGNLILPDPEGTGLACVDWELAGYGDPLHDLATHLVRMRYPAHQRDDVVEAWARAMEAVRPAAVAGLAKDLRHYVDFERAQSVYPDVMRAAHPLAGTDDEDGLRRATAAVHDALLSAAQPLRLRDVPEPAQIEGILYRWRAARPKPADGGGPRVLRALRWRADRRLSEHPDFPAASVGLALLEEGAAPANRVFKGTAHLNTVVRVPGVDYPVVVRRKVAGLVRREPSFLSEHAVLRAIERSGAEVAAPRVLALGSSYRGDPFAIHTYVGHRDIDRPPSHPVHGLLPHEADRLVDQLHAMTRVDYEQVDPAAGEGGFHRWLREQLVLMVAELPDESQQAARLLGLPGADRLREILARHEVSHRTPALLHGDLNPWNLVRRSDRLALTIIDWEMAVVGDPLYELVRHMHLTPTLPEIRDRMFRRWESLLPAASTTGWREDWRVYRWIELVRSAYVDLDRLVTGAGLDAPNVRRAVDSYAMTLIAATGSLGLTPRPTTGPDFDEPSGVGGAVPGG